AACTCAAATGGCGGGACATACCCTTCCACAGACCGGCGCAACATGAGCGCCACAGAGGCCTCAGCACCCTCAAACACATAGCCTTCATGTTCCAGGCGCTTGATCTCTTCCAGGACGGCGTGGGCCTTATCGGAGGAAAGGTCCATGCCCATCTTCTCCGCCTCATGGAGCACGTTACCGCGTCCTGAGAGATCAGAGATTAGAAAGCGCATTTCATTACCGACCAGCGCAGGATCAATGTGCTGGTAACTCTCAACTGTACGTCGCATTGCGGCGACGTGGATGCCGCCCTTGTGGGCAAAGGCGCTCTTGCCCACGTATGGCTGGTGGGTATCCGGGGCCATGTTGGCCGTCTCGGCCACCGAGCGCGAGATGTGGCTCAGCCGTCTCAGCGCCCCTTCGGGCAGGCAGCGGATGCCCATTTTCAGTTCCAGATCGGGGATGATTGAGCACAGGTTGGCGTTGCCGCAACGTTCCCCATAACCGTTGATCGTGCCCTGAATATGGACAGCCCCCTGACGCACCGCCGCAAGCGTGTTGGCCACGCCCAGTTCACCGTCGTTGTGGGTATGGATGCCCAGGCTAACGCCGGGGAATGCCATAGCGACCGCAGCGGTGATATCCTCAACTTCCCAGGGCAGGGTTCCGCCGTTGGTGTCGCACAGGACGAGTACCTCCGCCTGACCATCGACAGCGGCGCGGAGGGTGGCCAGCGCATAATCGCGGTCAAGCTTGAAACCATCAAAGAAGTGCTCGGCATCATAGATCACTTCTTTGCCCCGGGCTTTGAGAAAGGCCAGACTCTGGCGAATGATGCGGAGGTTTTCCTCAGGAGTGGTGCGTAGCACCTCTGTGACATGCAGCATGGACGTCTTGCCGACAACGGTCACGACCGGTGTCTGGGCATCCAGCAACGCCCGAATATTCGGATCATCTTCCGGCTGGCCACCCACGCGACAGGTCATGCCAAAAGCGGCCAGGCGCGCATGGCGCAGATTGAGATCCTGGGCGCGACGGAAGAAGGCGGCATCCTTGGGGTTAGAGCCGGGCCAGCCGCCCTCGATATAAGCGACTCCCAGTTCGTCCAGCAAGCCGGCGATCTTGAGCTTATCCTCGACCGAAAACGAGATGCCCTCACTCTGCGATCCGTCACGAAGGGTAGTGTCATAGATGACAACCTGAGCTGGCGTGGGCATGGTGCATTCTCCTGGTTCTATAGCAGCTCCTGTGGAGCCGGCTGTCTGGTGTTCACACGACTGGGGATAGACGCTTCAAAGGCTTCGATCTGCGGTAACTGGTTCAACAGGTAGCCAAACTGGTCAACGCCGTTGAGCAAGCACATCCTGGCAAAGCCATCAACCGGAAAGGTCACGCTTCGGCCATCAGGCAGGGTAAGTGTCTGCGCGGCCAGATCGATAGTGATCGTGGTTGTTGGTTCTTCAGCCGCCAGGCTGAACAACTGCTGCAGGGTGGGCCTGTCAACAATCACCGGCAGCAGGCCATTCTTGAGCGCGTTGTTACGAAAGATGTCGGCGAAACGTGTGCTGACAACCGCACGAATACCATAGCCCAGCAAGGCCCAAGGAGCATGCTCGCGGGAACTGCCGCAGCCGAAGTTATCGCCGGCGATAAGAATTTGCGCCCCGCGGTACTCCGGTCTGTTCAGCGGGAAATCGGGGCGCGGCTGTCCTTCAGGTGTATAGCGCCAGTCGGCAAAGAGACTTTCGCCCAGGCCAGCCTTGTTCGTGGTCTTCAGAAAGCGAGCCGGGATGATCTGGTCAGTGTCAATATTCTCAATTGGCAGTGGCAGCATGGTGCTGGTTAGAGTCGTGAACGCTGGCATTAGAGCATCTCCCTTACATCCGTGATCTGGCCGGTCAGCGCCGCAGCAGCTGCTGTCAGCGGGCTGGCCAGGAAGGTGCGGCCGCCTTTGCCCTGGCGACCTTCAAAATTGCGGTTGCTGGTGCTGACAGCGTACTGACCGGGCGCAAGCTGGTCGCCGTTCATAGCAATGCACATGGAGCAGCCAGCCTCACGCCATTCCGCGCCAGCGTCGCGGAAGATCCGATCCAGGCCTTCCGCTTCCGCCTGCTTCTTAACCTGCTGCGAGCCGGGTACAACCAACATTCGGACGCCAGAGGCAACATGGCGGCCTTTGACCAGCCGGGCTGCCGCCCGCAGGTCGGAGATTCTGGAGTTGGTACAACTGCCGATAAAGACGACATCAATCTTCTTGCCCAGCAACGGCTGGCCGGGCTGTAGGTCCATGTATGCCAGCGCCTTCTCAAGGGCCTGTCGCTGGCTCAGATCGCCAACCGCCATCGGGTCAGGCACACGACCGGTCACCGGCACACCCATGCCGGGATTGGTGCCATAGGTGATCATTGGCTCCAGAGCGCTGGCATCGATAACCAGTTGTGAGTCATATGTGGCGCCATCGTCGGTGGCCAGTTGACGCCATTCGGCCACTGCGGCGTCCCAGCCCGCTCCTTGCGGCGCGTACGGGCGTCCATAGAGGTATTCAAACGTTGTGTCATCCGGCGCGACCATACCGGCGCGCGCGCCGCCCTCGATCGACATGTTGCAGATGGTCATCCGGCCCTCCATATCGAGGCTCCGGATCGCTGAACCGGTATACTCAAACACGTGGCCGGTTCCGCCTTCCACCCCAATACGGGCAATGATCGCCAGGATGATGTCCTTGGCAGAGACTCCCGGCCGAAGGCTGCCGTCAACACGAATCTCATAGGTTTTGGGGCGATACTGGAGCAGGCATTGCGTGGCCAGGACATGGGCCACCTCACTTGTGCCAATGCCAAAAGCCAGCGCCCCAAAGGCGCCGTGCGTGCTGGTATGGCTGTCGCCACAGACAATGGTCATGCCAGGCTGGGTCAGACCCTGTTCCGGGCCAATGACATGCACGATCCCCTGCTTTTCACTGCCCAGCCTGTAAAGGGGGATGCCAAATTCCTCACAGTTGCGAGCGAGTTGCTCAAGCTGCGCCGCCGCAAGGGCATCCGTCACCGGAATCTGGCCGTCTGCTGCCCGCGGGGTGGTAGGCGTGCTGTGATCCATCGTGGCCAGCGTGTGATCCGGGCGACGCACCCTGAGGCCGCGCTCACGCAGTGCAGCAAACGCCTGCGGAGAGGTGACCTCATGAACCAGATGCAAGTCGATGTAAAGCGTGGCCGGCACGCCATCTTTCTCAGGGGCCACAAGATGGGCGGCCCAGATTTTGTCAAACAACGTGCGAGGGTTTCCGGTCATCAGTCTTCTTCCTCGGTAGTACGGCGATGCGAACAAATCCGGGGGAGCAACGCGCTCCCCCGTCGTCCAGGTCTTCCTACGGGCAAGCGCGTTAGCGGGCGCTGGTAATGCGAATCATGATGCTGGCGGAGCGTGGCCGGGGCGATGCCTCAGGCGTATAGAGATAATCGATCGTCTCTTTCTGATGAGCAGGCCCCGCCCACATATCACCGCCAAACTGCCAGCCACGTGGCGCGGGAAAGGCAGGAAACATTGAGGAGTTATCTTGGCACTTGTGGTCGGCTGCACCGGTAGAGCGTGGTGTGGTCATGGTTTTTCTCGCTTCTCCCATTCATAATCAGCCAGCGGCTGGCGTTACCTGTATCGCGGAAGACTCACCTTCGGGCTGGCCGAACTGGCTGCCTTTAACCACCAGCATCCGGTTGAGGGCGGCCAGGTAGGCCTTGGCGCTGGCCATGATGATATCGGTGTCAGCGCCGTAACCGCCGAATGTGCGCGATGGGCCGTTCTGCGCGGCAATGCGGACAGTGACTTCCCCCATCGCATCAATACCTTCCGTGATGCTGTGCACACTGTATTCGATGAGCGTATTGGGGGCCTTGATGATGCTGTCAATAGCGGCGAATGAGGCGTCTACCGGGCCTGTGCCAACCGCTGGCGCGACATATTCACGGCCATCCGGCCCCTGCAGGCGTACGGTGGCAGTAGGCATTCCCGGCCGGCCACAGGTGACCTGCAGATCCAGTAGCCTGTACAATTCGTGAGGGCCGTAGAACTCGTCTGCCACCAGCGCCTCGAGGTCGGCGTCGGTAACGGTCTTCTTCTTGTCCGCCAGATCTTTAAAGCGGACAAATGCTGTGGTGATTTCCTCGTCGTTCAGCTCAAAGCCCAGTTCCTGCAGGCGGACGCGGAAGGCGTGCCGCCCGCTGTGCTTGCCCAGCACCAGCCGACTCTGGCTCAGACCGACCGTTTCGGGAGTCATGATCTCGTATGTTTGCTGGTTCTTGAGCATGCCATCCTGGTGAATGCCTGCTTCGTGGGCGAAGGCATTGCTGCCGACAATGGCCTTATTGGGCTGGACAATCATGCCGGTGTAATTGCTGACCATGCGGCTAGCGCGGACGATCTGGGTTGTGTCGATGCCGGTGTACAGGTTGTAGTAAGCACGGCGGGTATGGAGAGCCATCACCACTTCTTCGAGGCTGGTATTGCCAGCCCGTTCGCCAATCCCATTGACGGTCACTTCTGCCTGGCGAGCGCCAGCGCGGATGCCCGCCAGGGTGTTGGCGGTTGCCAGGCCCAGGTCATCATGACAATGCACTGACCAGATCACGCGGTTACCGCCCGGCGTTTCGGTGATCAGCCGATGCATCAGGGCGTAGTATTCGTCCGGGGTGGTATAGCCTACTGTATCGGGAATGTTCAGCGTGGTTGCCCCGGCTTCAATGGCTACCGCCAGCACTGCGATCAGAAAGTTCGGATCGGAGCGTCCTGCATCTTCCGGGCTGAACTCCACATCCTGGCAGTATGCCTTGGCGTAGGCAACCATCTCCCGCGTGCGCTCGATCACCTGTTCGCGGGTCATGCGTAGCTTGTGTTGCATGTGGATGTCAGACGTAGCCAGGAAGGTGTGGATGCGAGGCCTGGCGGCAGGTTTCACCGCCTCCCAGGCCTTGTCAATGTCGCCGGGTGTAGCGCGCGCCAAGCCTGCAATGACTGGCCCATCCGGTGTGCCCACTTCTTGGGCAATGCGCTGAACTGCCAGCAGGTCATCCGGGCTGGCGGCGGGGAAACCGGCCTCGATGATATCCACGCCCAGGCGGGCCAGTTGCCGGGCGATCTCCAGCTTCTCGGCGCTCGTCAGGCTGGCGCCGGGCGATTGCTCTCCGTCACGCAGGGTGGTATCGAAGATAAACACCCGGTTCGGGTCTACACCCGATACAGCCGGTTCGCTTGTGCTGGTTTCTGCAGTGTTGTCAGCCATAGAGAGGTGTCCTTTTCTGTGCTCGTTTCCATTTCAGCGGTACTGGAAATGGTCATGCCGTCGGCATGGCCGGAAAGCCTGCCAGCGACGCGACTAAGGTCGCTAAGGCCATCTTCGGGCATAGAACACCTCCTTTCGTTTCCGATCGGCGCTAACCGTGACGCAACGGGTCCTCATTCGACGGTCTTTGCCTGCAGGAAAGGCATCATGGCGCGCAGTTCTTTGCCGATCTGCTCGATCATGTGGTTGCGCTCCTTGGCCCGCTGCTCGTTGAACCATGGACGACCGTCCTGGTTCTCTTTGATCCAGTTACGGGCGTAAGTGCCGTCCTGGATTTCAGCCAGGATATGGGCCATTTCCTCGCGGGTTTCGGCGGTGACGATGCGGTTGCCAGCCATGTAGCCACCGTGTTCAGCAGTATCAGAAACGCTATACCACATGTAGGACAGGCCGCCCTGGTACATCAGGTCAACGATCAACTTCAGCTCGTGCAAGCACTCAAAGTAGGCGATTTCCGGCTGGTAACCGGCCTTGACCAACGTCTCAAAACCAGCGCGAACTAGCGCCGTCACCCCACCGCACAGAACAACCTGCTCGCCAAACAGATCGGTTTCTGTTTCCTCGGCGAAAGTGGTCTCAATGACGCCGGCGCGGGTGCAGCCGAGCGCTCTGGCGTAGGCCAGAGCCTGGGCCTTGGCATGCCCGCTGGCATCCTGCTCTACCGCGATCAGGGCAGGGGTGCCGCCGCCCTCCACATAGACCTCGCGGACGCGGTGGCCGGGAGCTTTTGGGGCAACCATACTGACGTCTACTGACTCCGGCGGCTTGATCTGCCCGAAGCGGATGTTGAAGCCATGGGCGAACATCAGCGTATCGCCGGGCTTGAGGTTAGGCGCGATGCTCTCGTTGTAGATGGCAGGCTGCACGGTATCCGGCGTAAGCATCATGATGATGTCAGCGCGAGCAGCAGCCTCGGCCACCGGGTAAACGGACAGTCCTTCCGCCTCAGCCTTGGCACGGCTCTTGCTGCCTTCGTGCAGGCCAACGATGACGTTGACACCGCTGTCTCTGAGGTTCAGCGCGTGGGCATGACCCTGGCTGCCGTAGCCGATAATGGCAACAGTTTTGCCATTGAGAAGGCTCAGATCAGCGTCTTGGTCGTAATACAGCTTAGCCATGATAGCTCCTCATCAGGTGGTGGGCCTCATCCAAAAGCCCGCAACGCACAATTAGATCACCGACTTATGGCCATTACCGTTGGCACCAGGCTGGGGGCGATACCCGTTGGAAGTCAGCAGGTGATCGCCACGTCCCATCGCCACAATGCCAGTGCGGACCATCTCCAGGATGCCGATCGGGCGCAGCAGATCAGCAAAGCTTTCGATTTTGTCCTCATCCCCGGTGATCTCAACGACAACTGATTGCGGGCCAACATCTACGATGTGCGCCCGGAAGATGTCGCAAAGCTGCATCACCTCGGAGCGGTTGGTGTTATCTACGGCCACTTTGATCAGAGCCAGGTCGCGGATGACATTTGGCTTGTCCGTCAGATGATCCACCTGGATGACATTGACCAGCTTGTACAGGTTCTTCTCAATGCGGTCGGCATCCTGTTCGGTGCCGTCTACGACAATCGTCATCCGCGAGATTTCCGGCGTGTGTGTACGGCCAACCGTCAGGCTGTCGATGTTGAAGCTGCGCCGGCGAAACAGACTGACCACCCGGTTCAACACTCCGGGCTTGTTTTCCACCAAGACGCTCAGTGTGTGTTTCATAGAGGGTCCCTTTCTTTGGCGACCGGCTAAACCATGTCCGGTGCAGCAACAGGCCGGCGAATCATGTTGTGTAGATCGGCGCCAGCGGGCACCATCGGGTAGACGATGTCGTGTTTTTCCACCACAAACTCGATCAGGAAGGGGCCGCTGTTGTACGCACGGGCAGCTTCCACAGCGTCTTTGATCTGATCGCGGCTGGTCACACGGCGGGACGGGATGCCATAAGCCTCGGCGAGCTTGCAGAAGTCAGGGCTGAACATGGGCGTGGCGTTGTAGCGCTCTTCGTAGAAGAACTCCTGCCACTGGCGCACCATGCCCAGGTAACCGTTGTTGATGATAGCGATATTGACCGCCGCTTTCTCCTGTACAGCGGTGGCCAGCTCGGCGATGGTCATCTGGAAGCCGCCGTCGCCCACGATTGCCCAGACTTCCTCGTCGGGACGGGCCAGTTTGGCGCCAATCGAAGCCGGCAGGCCGAAGCCCATCGTGCCCAGTCCGCCGCTGGTGATCAGCGTGTAGGGGCGTTTGTGGGGGTAGTACTGCGCTTCCCACATCTGGTGCTGGCCAACATCGGTGACCACGGTAGCGTTGCCGCCGGTGTATTCCCAGAGGTCGCGGATCACATGGGCAGCGAAGAGCTTGCCACCTGCGTCGCGGTTCACAATGTCACGCTTGAACGAGTCATCCTGCCAATCGCGGATCTGCGCCATCCACTCTGGATGCTGCTTAGAGTGCACACGCGGGGTGAGCTGGCTCAGAACCGTACGCAGGTCGCCCACAATGCCCAGATCAACCCGAACATTTTTGTTGATCTCGGAAGGGTCAATATCGACATGAATCTTGCGGGAGTGGGGCGCGTAAGTCGCCAGGTTGCCGGTCACCCGGTCATCGAAGCGCATCCCAAAAGCCAGCAGCAGGTCGGCCTCCTGGATGGCCTGGTTGACATAGGCTTCGCCGTGCATACCCATCATCCCCAGTACCATCGGGTGTCCTTCCGGCATGCCACCCTTGCCGAGCAGGGTGAGGGCAACCGGAATCTGCGTCTTTTCCACGAAGGCCATCAACTCGTTGGCGGCTCCGGACATCACGACGCCGTGCCCGGCCAGGATCAGCGGTTTCCGGGCGGCATGGATGAGATCGAGCGCATGTTCGATGTCGGCTTCGGTTGCAGCGGATGCCGGGCGATAACCGGGCAGGACAATCGGCTCGTCCGGATAGACAAACTCAGTTTCTGCGTTCTGGATATCTTTCGGGATATCGATGAGCACCGGGCCGGGGCGACCAGTGCGGGCGATGTGGAAAGCTTCGCGGATGGTGTAAGCCAGGTCTTCGACATCGGTGACCAGGTAATTGTGCTTGGTGATGGGTAGGGTCACACCGGAGATATCGGTTTCCTGAAAGGCATCTGTGCCGATATAGCTGGAGGCAACCTGCCCGGTGATGCAGACAATGGGCGAGGAATCCATCATCGCGGTAGCGATGCCGGTGACCATGTTAGTCGCGCCGGGACCGCTGGTGGCAATGGCCACGCCGACCTTGCCGGTAGCCCTGGCGTACCCATCAGCCATATGCGTGGCACCCTGCTCATGGCGGGTGAGTACGTGGTGAATCTGCGGGTACTTGGTCATGGCATCATAGGTTGGCAGGATGGCGCCGCCTGGATAGCCAAATACAAGGTTGACTCCCTCCCGCAGCAGACATTCCCAGATAATTTCCGCGCCTTTGAGTTTCATTGTCGTCTCCTGTTCCAGAATGATCAGGCGTATGGTTAGTCGAAAAACACCGCGCCTGTGCTGGCGCTACTGACGAGCCTGGCGTAGCGGCGCAGCCAGCGGCTTTCGATTTGCGGTTCAAAGGGAGGCAGAGCCTGCAAACGGGCAGCAAGCTCATCGTCGGGTAGTTCCAGCGTGATCGAGGGGCCGTCCAGGTCGATGGTGATTATGTCGCCGTCGCGAACTGCTGCAATTGGCCCACCTGCCGCAGCTTCCGGGCTGACATGCCCGACGGCCAGACCGCGACTGCCACCAGAAAACCGGCCATCGGTCACAAGTGCCACCGACTCGCCCAGGCCGACGCCCTGGATCTGGGCGGTGGGGCCGAGCATCTCCTGCATACCAGGACCTCCACGCGGGCCTTCATAGCGGATAACGATCACATCGCCAGCCTGCACTTCGCCGTTGAGGATGCCACGCGAGGCGTCTTCTTCAGCTTCGAAGACCCTGGCAGGGCCGCGATGGTAACGCTTGCCCGCCACCCCCCCTGTCTTAATGACAGCGCCTTCGGGAGCCAGATTGCCAAAGAGGATTGTCAGCCCACCAGTGGCGGAATAGGCCCGATCGCGACGACGGATGACTTCTTCGTCCTTGATTTCGGCAGCCGCGATGTTCTCCCGCAGAGTCCGGCCAGTGACGGTCAGGCGGTCAAGATGAAGGGTGTTGCCATCGCGACTGATCTCACGCAGGATGGCTGGCACGCCGCCCGCCCGATGGACATCTTCCATGTGCCAGTGGCTGGCGGGGCTGACCTTGCAGATATGCGGCACGCGGGCAGCAACTTCGTTGATTCGCTGGAGGGGATAGTGGATGCCGGCTTCATGAGCAATAGCCAGGGTATGCAGAACTGTGTTGGTGCTGCCGCCCATGGCCATATCTAGGGCGAAGGCATCATCAATGGCTTCCGCCGTCACAATCTTGCGAGGGGTCAGGTCCATGGCGATCAGAGCCATGATCTGGGTAGCCGCCTGGCGAGCCAGGGTATAGCGCTCTTCTGTCTCGGCCAGAGCGCTGCCGTTGTAGGGCAGGGCAAGCCCCAGAGCCTCCATCAGGCAATTCATGCTGTTGGCAGTAAACATCCCGGAGCACGAACCGCAGGAAGGGCAACCGTAATCTTCCAGCGTCTTCAATTCGGCTTCGTC
This is a stretch of genomic DNA from Anaerolineae bacterium. It encodes these proteins:
- the ilvD gene encoding dihydroxy-acid dehydratase, coding for MRNMRSDRIKKGFERAPHRSLLKATGVRDEDMFKPFIAICNSYVDIIPGHVHLQKFGAFIKQAVREAGGVPFEFNTIGVDDGIAMGHQGMNYSLPSRELIADSVETMVAAHAFDGMICIPNCDKIVPGMLMAAMRLDIPTIFISGGPMAAGKTPDGRTIDLISVFEGVGAYKAGRIDEAELKTLEDYGCPSCGSCSGMFTANSMNCLMEALGLALPYNGSALAETEERYTLARQAATQIMALIAMDLTPRKIVTAEAIDDAFALDMAMGGSTNTVLHTLAIAHEAGIHYPLQRINEVAARVPHICKVSPASHWHMEDVHRAGGVPAILREISRDGNTLHLDRLTVTGRTLRENIAAAEIKDEEVIRRRDRAYSATGGLTILFGNLAPEGAVIKTGGVAGKRYHRGPARVFEAEEDASRGILNGEVQAGDVIVIRYEGPRGGPGMQEMLGPTAQIQGVGLGESVALVTDGRFSGGSRGLAVGHVSPEAAAGGPIAAVRDGDIITIDLDGPSITLELPDDELAARLQALPPFEPQIESRWLRRYARLVSSASTGAVFFD
- the leuD gene encoding 3-isopropylmalate dehydratase small subunit gives rise to the protein MPAFTTLTSTMLPLPIENIDTDQIIPARFLKTTNKAGLGESLFADWRYTPEGQPRPDFPLNRPEYRGAQILIAGDNFGCGSSREHAPWALLGYGIRAVVSTRFADIFRNNALKNGLLPVIVDRPTLQQLFSLAAEEPTTTITIDLAAQTLTLPDGRSVTFPVDGFARMCLLNGVDQFGYLLNQLPQIEAFEASIPSRVNTRQPAPQELL
- a CDS encoding citramalate synthase produces the protein MPTPAQVVIYDTTLRDGSQSEGISFSVEDKLKIAGLLDELGVAYIEGGWPGSNPKDAAFFRRAQDLNLRHARLAAFGMTCRVGGQPEDDPNIRALLDAQTPVVTVVGKTSMLHVTEVLRTTPEENLRIIRQSLAFLKARGKEVIYDAEHFFDGFKLDRDYALATLRAAVDGQAEVLVLCDTNGGTLPWEVEDITAAVAMAFPGVSLGIHTHNDGELGVANTLAAVRQGAVHIQGTINGYGERCGNANLCSIIPDLELKMGIRCLPEGALRRLSHISRSVAETANMAPDTHQPYVGKSAFAHKGGIHVAAMRRTVESYQHIDPALVGNEMRFLISDLSGRGNVLHEAEKMGMDLSSDKAHAVLEEIKRLEHEGYVFEGAEASVALMLRRSVEGYVPPFELLNFTTLVIQNGEYGSEVEATVKLRVKGEVFHTAAEGNGPVNALDKALRKALTPVYPEIANFHLADYKVRILDGNRGTAATTRVLIDTQNSHRRWSTVGAGTNIINASWRALVDSVEYGLLLEQEQQQREEVRV
- a CDS encoding 2-isopropylmalate synthase, giving the protein MADNTAETSTSEPAVSGVDPNRVFIFDTTLRDGEQSPGASLTSAEKLEIARQLARLGVDIIEAGFPAASPDDLLAVQRIAQEVGTPDGPVIAGLARATPGDIDKAWEAVKPAARPRIHTFLATSDIHMQHKLRMTREQVIERTREMVAYAKAYCQDVEFSPEDAGRSDPNFLIAVLAVAIEAGATTLNIPDTVGYTTPDEYYALMHRLITETPGGNRVIWSVHCHDDLGLATANTLAGIRAGARQAEVTVNGIGERAGNTSLEEVVMALHTRRAYYNLYTGIDTTQIVRASRMVSNYTGMIVQPNKAIVGSNAFAHEAGIHQDGMLKNQQTYEIMTPETVGLSQSRLVLGKHSGRHAFRVRLQELGFELNDEEITTAFVRFKDLADKKKTVTDADLEALVADEFYGPHELYRLLDLQVTCGRPGMPTATVRLQGPDGREYVAPAVGTGPVDASFAAIDSIIKAPNTLIEYSVHSITEGIDAMGEVTVRIAAQNGPSRTFGGYGADTDIIMASAKAYLAALNRMLVVKGSQFGQPEGESSAIQVTPAAG
- the ilvB gene encoding biosynthetic-type acetolactate synthase large subunit, with the protein product MKLKGAEIIWECLLREGVNLVFGYPGGAILPTYDAMTKYPQIHHVLTRHEQGATHMADGYARATGKVGVAIATSGPGATNMVTGIATAMMDSSPIVCITGQVASSYIGTDAFQETDISGVTLPITKHNYLVTDVEDLAYTIREAFHIARTGRPGPVLIDIPKDIQNAETEFVYPDEPIVLPGYRPASAATEADIEHALDLIHAARKPLILAGHGVVMSGAANELMAFVEKTQIPVALTLLGKGGMPEGHPMVLGMMGMHGEAYVNQAIQEADLLLAFGMRFDDRVTGNLATYAPHSRKIHVDIDPSEINKNVRVDLGIVGDLRTVLSQLTPRVHSKQHPEWMAQIRDWQDDSFKRDIVNRDAGGKLFAAHVIRDLWEYTGGNATVVTDVGQHQMWEAQYYPHKRPYTLITSGGLGTMGFGLPASIGAKLARPDEEVWAIVGDGGFQMTIAELATAVQEKAAVNIAIINNGYLGMVRQWQEFFYEERYNATPMFSPDFCKLAEAYGIPSRRVTSRDQIKDAVEAARAYNSGPFLIEFVVEKHDIVYPMVPAGADLHNMIRRPVAAPDMV
- the leuC gene encoding 3-isopropylmalate dehydratase large subunit, whose amino-acid sequence is MTGNPRTLFDKIWAAHLVAPEKDGVPATLYIDLHLVHEVTSPQAFAALRERGLRVRRPDHTLATMDHSTPTTPRAADGQIPVTDALAAAQLEQLARNCEEFGIPLYRLGSEKQGIVHVIGPEQGLTQPGMTIVCGDSHTSTHGAFGALAFGIGTSEVAHVLATQCLLQYRPKTYEIRVDGSLRPGVSAKDIILAIIARIGVEGGTGHVFEYTGSAIRSLDMEGRMTICNMSIEGGARAGMVAPDDTTFEYLYGRPYAPQGAGWDAAVAEWRQLATDDGATYDSQLVIDASALEPMITYGTNPGMGVPVTGRVPDPMAVGDLSQRQALEKALAYMDLQPGQPLLGKKIDVVFIGSCTNSRISDLRAAARLVKGRHVASGVRMLVVPGSQQVKKQAEAEGLDRIFRDAGAEWREAGCSMCIAMNGDQLAPGQYAVSTSNRNFEGRQGKGGRTFLASPLTAAAAALTGQITDVREML
- the ilvN gene encoding acetolactate synthase small subunit, which encodes MKHTLSVLVENKPGVLNRVVSLFRRRSFNIDSLTVGRTHTPEISRMTIVVDGTEQDADRIEKNLYKLVNVIQVDHLTDKPNVIRDLALIKVAVDNTNRSEVMQLCDIFRAHIVDVGPQSVVVEITGDEDKIESFADLLRPIGILEMVRTGIVAMGRGDHLLTSNGYRPQPGANGNGHKSVI
- the ilvC gene encoding ketol-acid reductoisomerase → MAKLYYDQDADLSLLNGKTVAIIGYGSQGHAHALNLRDSGVNVIVGLHEGSKSRAKAEAEGLSVYPVAEAAARADIIMMLTPDTVQPAIYNESIAPNLKPGDTLMFAHGFNIRFGQIKPPESVDVSMVAPKAPGHRVREVYVEGGGTPALIAVEQDASGHAKAQALAYARALGCTRAGVIETTFAEETETDLFGEQVVLCGGVTALVRAGFETLVKAGYQPEIAYFECLHELKLIVDLMYQGGLSYMWYSVSDTAEHGGYMAGNRIVTAETREEMAHILAEIQDGTYARNWIKENQDGRPWFNEQRAKERNHMIEQIGKELRAMMPFLQAKTVE